Proteins encoded together in one Sander lucioperca isolate FBNREF2018 chromosome 17, SLUC_FBN_1.2, whole genome shotgun sequence window:
- the frem1a gene encoding FRAS1-related extracellular matrix protein 1a isoform X2: MGSQGQTLAWTLFPVLLLGLTCSSHCSLIKVNKGLKVRRGQSAYLQDSDLQFHIPRQKDACKVEVVLNEPITQRVGKLMPQVFDCHYLADEVKYVHNGCPLLKKDTVKLRLYRFTDTETYMEVFSLHVDIMEPDCSIIKLGPKSLEVPEFYGLSDTVDGNVVSFHYERRSSLECSIYLSSHDTHLPAHGQLVTGEPAKATKRGDEPESFIHLRQQLDNKARAMCKSDDCLKGLKRVKFGKIPCDDFLVMGLRYQHIDPPSPDVDYIAIRLDLKDTRSGSIYQSEKAWIPVQVVGAMPNQPPKPSFMSMFILEVDQFILTPLSTATLDAEDEETPKQLLVFNITKPPVAGFITHLSDHTRPISSFTWLDLNDMLIGYQPPNSSHTQRRNYEVEFEVHDFFFEKSPSMTVHMSVRNADTNAPRVSWNMGLSLLEGQSRPIMWEQLQIVDNDNLNAVRIITVDGLQHGQLTVRGGKGFMFTVNDIKAGMVRYHHDDSDSTKDFIIFRITDGPHQTRHKFPINILPKDDSPPVLITNMLLEVSEGQMALLRGSTLQASDLDSSDDYILFNITRPPQAGEVMKMPTSGLTGYPVSHFLQKDLSQSMVYYRHLGNEVFDDYFEVVLSDFHDPPNLSEPQVVMVHIEPVPDQPPKEVPGSSRCLVIKETEVVHITRQQLHFVDQESPDSELTYTVTTPPFYTGPHSSPDAGRLFLVDSVPKFTKDSNAPLLRLFTQHAVNFMKVAYMPPVLDIGPYPQYIQFVLSVTNHLGKTVTGICFNITVVPVDNQPPQVITNPLTVDEGGECWLSPEHLLLSDVDSMEEVLQVVLQREPQHGALQIGGLPLNPGHSFTVQDLKSLKVRYTHDSSETVEDTIEFTATDGTNSGSFVLKVKVIPINDEVPVLVAGLKPVLSCAEGQEIVITAEYIYAADADSDNSSLVFLIARQPYHGVVLRNSIVVDRFIQADITAGIITYKHTGLEIGLTPRHDAITFVISDGETENFPLCCGEENPSRTRDMTQLHVRHSLPVYDLHITVFPVDSQPPSLTTGDIFIVDEGGSASITASHLKASDVDTVLDQLVVSLISPPHFGYIENVLPSPGFEKSNTGISIASFTYKDIIDGHVNYVQSRHQRMEPTADQFMLCVSDGIHSSAHVPFYVIINPTNDEIPQLVARNITVREGEMKQLDSSVLHAMDLDVPKDSMLFSVVRAPQHGSIITHSEKPVYRRGEASPPPPVVDFTMTDLSNGMDLMYMHDDSENMEDSFTIQLTDGRHQIQRQVMVKVLPINDEEPRVIRNNGVDVEPGEARLISSITLFAQDSDTPSSEVSYIFDSVPTQGILQLKEGQDWVTLTAGRNCSQEMVDMNLLRYVHTGLHGAKTHDFFVFYLFDGKNQSPLQHFHISVKDLEKGNIAIFVKPANISRGDRVVLTTDVLLANDGTEKPEELLYIITNPPAHGHIEYIKHPGVGISTFSQMDIAANLVAYVHDNRAITPTETFQFVVSNGKTSRNGSFEIAVEMVDRFLPSLSSNKGLSVPQGSSMILGPDCLVMSDPDTPPSALTFVLLQPPQYGRLLLGGGTLTTGSNFTQRDIQEMEVTYKHDGGPSQIDRFAFTASDSTKRGFLLDGQLHTEPVFFTIQIKPLDKSCPEVVKLLPLWKVELLGDGRCGIFVSSLELKAQDSDSREEELIFCIVRQPYFGYLENITTGGFVPQRFSQIELNKRTIAYIINSDRESLSDSLEFTVSDPLGNTGPSHILEFSWSSVELSQSEYSVCEEQGTVSLDIIRKGNLAESSYITVKVKEVTATAGKDFLISPSSLIQFDPGVSKRSWRSEIVQDHLEEAEEMFEVLLVSPQGTVIGSNNKARVTIKDSARGQHRLNQDREAPVLGGKEIRSDTYPQHGSIQLEKLPLGTESVIWTRGDSISRPGADIPKKKLKVMDNPKSIAPSSVFHNGTDIVYTYHGIMQMQVQDDTSALRKDRKANIRVVSRGAQQQVSTVLTKPKSGPQKKISKPQKPAQNKGRATADNSIPKPCVPELMGLLHFNQTTNQLFHCNGVSWKPWAPTDQSQMVKAQMCPQGWTFHGGHCYTLSTEHKATWSTANRACRERYKGTLASVFSKVDMDWLWDFSGRKPFWIGLNDRDGKGRWEWAGGEPVSYTNWRKTPPRSKMKGSKKCVLVWRRAKWQIRDCKTGRGHLFVCSI, encoded by the exons ATGGGTTCACAGGGCCAAACACTGGCCTGGACCTTGTTTCCAGTTCTTCTGCTGGGATTGACCTGCTCATCACACTGTTCCCTTATAAAAGTCAATAAGGGTTTAAAGGTGAGACGGGGTCAGTCAGCCTACCTCCAGGACAGTGACCTGCAGTTCCATATTCCCCGTCAGAAGGATGCATGCAAGGTGGAGGTGGTGTTAAACGAGCCCATAACTCAACGAGTGGGAAAACTCATGCCCCAG GTATTTGATTGCCACTATCTGGCTGATGAGGTAAAGTACGTCCATAACGGCTGTCCATTGTTAAAGAAGGACACTGTCAAGCTTCGACTGTACAG attCACGGATACGGAGACATACATGGAGGTGTTTTCTCTCCATGTCGACATTATGGAACCTGATTGCAGCATCATAAAGCTGGGGCCCAAATCTCTGGAGGTTCCTGAATTCTATGGTCTCTCTGATACCGTGGATGGCAATGTGGTGTCCTTCCACTATGAGAGGAGATCTAGTCTGGAGTGCAGCATCTATCTGAGTAGCCATGACACCCACCTTCCAGCTCATGGCCAACTGGTCACAGGAGAGCCAGCGAAAGCTACAAAAAGAGGGGACGAGCCAGAGAGCTTCATCCACCTACGCCAGCAGCTAG ATAATAAAgccagagcaatgtgtaaatcGGACGACTGCCTGAAGGGTCTGAAGCGAGTGAAGTTTGGCAAAATTCCCTGTGATGACTTCCTGGTGATGGGGCTGAGATATCAGCACATAGACCCTCCATCTCCAGACGTAGACTACATTGCAATCAGACTAGATCTCAAGGACACCAGGAGTGGCAGCATATATCAG TCTGAAAAGGCCTGGATTCCAGTGCAGGTAGTCGGTGCAATGCCCAACCAGCCTCCCAAACCGTCCTTCATGTCCATGTTTATCCTGGAAGTGGACCAGTTCATCCTCACTCCGCTCTCCACTGCTACACTAGACGCTGAAGACGAGGAAACTCCCAAACAGCTTTTGGTTTTCAATATCACCAAACCGCCTGTGGCCGGCTTCATCACCCATCTATCCGATCACACTCGCCCAATCTCTTCCTTTACATGGCTCGATCTCAATGACATGCTCATTGGGTATCAACCTCCGAACTCCTCACATACTCAACGCAGGAATTACGAG GTGGAATTTGAGGTTCATGATTTTTTCTTTGAGAAGAGCCCATCAATGACTGTTCACATGTCTGTAAGGAATGCAGACACAAATGCACCCAGAGTGTCCTGGAATATGG GTCTCAGTCTGTTAGAGGGTCAGTCTCGGCCAATAATGTGGGAGCAGCTCCAGATTGTGGACAATGACAATCTGAATGCTGTTCGGATCATCACTGTGGATGGCCTGCAGCATGGACAACTCACTGTCCGAG GGGGAAAGGGCTTCATGTTCACTGTCAATGACATCAAAGCAGGCATGGTTCGATATCACCATGACGACAGCGATTCTACCAAAGACTTCATCATCTTCCGCATCACTGATGGCCCCCATCAGACCCGACACAAGTTCCCCATCAACATCCTGCCGAAGGACGACAGCCCTCCGGTCCTCATCACCAACATGCTGCTGGAGGTGTCTGAGGGACAGATGGCTCTACTGAGAGGCTCCACCCTCCAGGCTTCAGACCTGGACTCCAGCGACGACTACATCCTCTTTAACATCACCCGCCCCCCACAGGCAGGAGAGGTCATGAAAATGCCAACATCAGGGCTGACGG GTTATCCAGTCAGCCACTTTCTGCAGAAAGACCTGTCTCAGTCCATGGTTTACTATCGACACCTAGGAAACGAGGTGTTTGATGACTACTTTGAGGTGGTGCTGTCAGATTTCCATGACCCCCCCAATCTGTCAGAGCCTCAA gtggtgatggtgcaCATAGAGCCTGTTCCAGACCAACCACCCAAAGAGGTTCCTGGTTCCAGTCGGTGTCTTGTGATCAAAGAAACAGAAGTGGTCCATATAACACGGCAACAGCTTCACTTTGTAGACCAGGAGTCCCCCGACAGTGAGCTTACATATACAGTTACTACTCCACCTTTCTACACTGGTCCTCACAG CAGTCCAGATGCTGGGAGGTTGTTCTTAGTTGACAGCGTACCCAAATTCACCAAAGACTCTAACGCACCACTGCTGAGGCTCTTCACACAG catGCAGTGAACTTCATGAAAGTAGCCTACATGCCTCCAGTCTTGGACATTGGCCCTTACCCCCAGTATATCCAGTTTGTTCTCTCTGTAACCAACCACCTGGGCAAAACAGTCACTGGGATCTGCTTTAACATCACTGTGGTGCCGGTAGACAACCAGCCGCCACAG GTTATTACCAACCCTCTGACTGTAGATGAGGGAGGGGAGTGCTGGCTCAGCCCTGAACACTTGTTGTTGTCAGACGTGGACTCGATGGAAGAAGTCCTGCAGGTGGTGCTTCAGAGGGAACCACAGCATGGAGCTCTGCAGATAGGTGGACTCCCATTAAATCCAGGCCACTCTTTCACTGTGCAAGACCTAAAAAGCCTTAAAGTTAG GTACACTCACGACAGCTCAGAAACTGTAGAGGACACCATTGAATTCACTGCCACAGATGGAACCAATTCAGGCAGTTTTGTCCTGAAAGTGAAG GTGATTCCCATCAATGATGAGGTCCCAGTGTTGGTTGCTGGTTTGAAACCAGTTCTCAGCTGTGCAGAGGGACAGGAAATAGTCATCACAGCTGAATATATCTACGCTGCTGATGCAGACAGCGACAACAGCAGCCTGGTCTTCCTGATCGCCCGGCAGCCATATCATGGTGTCGTTCTCCGAAACTCCATTGTGGTTGATCGCTTCATCCAGGCAGACATTACTGCAGGGATCATCACCTACAAACACACAG GATTGGAGATTGGACTCACTCCTCGCCATGACGCCATCACCTTTGTTATTTCTGACGGAGAAACAGAAAACTTTCCTCTATGCTGCGGTGAAGAAAATCCCTCCAGGACCAGAGACATGACTCAGCTACATGTACGACACAGTCTGCCTGTGTATGACCTCCACATCACAGTGTTTCCAGTTGACAGCCAACCACCTTCTCTAACAACAG GAGACATATTTATTGTGGATGAAGGTGGGTCTGCATCAATAACTGCATCTCATTTGAAGGCCTCTGACGTGGACACTGTTCTGGACCAACTGGTGGTCAGTCTGATTTCTCCGCCCCACTTTGGCTACATTGAAAATGTCCTGCCTAGTCCTGGATTTGAGAAAAGCAACACGGGTATAAGCATAG CTTCCTTTACATACAAAGACATCATTGATGGTCATGTGAACTATGTACAGTCCAGACACCAGAGGATGGAGCCCACAGCTGACCAGTTCATGCTCTGTGTGTCAGACGGCATACACAGCTCTGCCCATGTCCCCTTCTACGTTATTATTAACCCGACAAACGATGAGATCCCACAGTTGGTGGCTCGGAACATCACA GTACGAGAAGGAGAAATGAAGCAGCTGGACTCATCAGTTTTACATGCGATGGATCTGGATGTCCCCAAGGACAGCATGCTCTTCAGTGTGGTCAGAGCCCCACAGCATGGCAGCATCATCACCCACAGCGAAAAGCCCGTCTACAGGAGAGGAGAAGCCAGTCCTCCACCCCCTGTGGTCGACTTCACAATGACAGATCTTTCAAATG GAATGGATCTAATGTACATGCACGATGACTCAGAGAATATGGAGGACAGTTTTACTATCCAATTGACTGATGGTAGGCACCAAATCCAAAGACAAGTGATGGTTAAAGTGCTGCCAATCAATGACGAGGAGCCTCGTGTCATCAG GAACAATGGAGTAGATGTGGAGCCAGGAGAAGCCAGGCTTATTTCCAGCATTACACTGTTTGCACAGGACAGTGATACTCCTTCTTCAGAGGTCAGCTACATATTTGATAGTGTTCCTACCCAAGGAATACTTCAGCTTAAG GAAGGCCAGGACTGGGTGACCCTGACAGCGGGGAGAAACTGCTCCCAGGAGATGGTGGACATGAACCTTCTGCGCTACGTGCATACAGGCCTGCACGGTGCTAAAACACATGACTTCTTTGTCTTCTACTTGTTTGATGGAAAGAATCAATCACCACTGCAGCACTTCCACATCTCTGTCAAAGATCTAGAAAAAG GAAATATTGCCATCTTTGTGAAGCCAGCGAACATCAGCCGTGGAGATCGTGTGGTTCTCACCACAGATGTGCTGTTAGCCAACGATGGCACTGAAAAACCAGAGGAGCTTCTGTATATCATCACCAACCCTCCTGCTCACGGACATATAGAGTACATCAAACATCCCGGAGTGGGCATCTCTACCTTCAGCCAGATGGACATAGCAGCCAACCTTGTGGCTTACGTGCATGACAACCGAGCCATCACACCCACAGAAACCTTTCA GTTTGTTGTGAGTAATGGTAAAACCAGCCGAAATGGAAGCTTTGAGATTGCAGTGGAAATGGTGGATCGCTTCCTGCCATCTCTGTCCTCCAACAAAGGCCTCTCCGTTCCACAAGGCTCCTCCATGATCCTGGGTCCTGACTGCCTGGTCATGTCTGACCCTGACACTCCACCCAGCGCCCTGACCTTTGTCCTCCTCCAGCCTCCACAGTATGGCAGGCTGCTTTTAGGTGGTGGAACACTAACTACTGGCTCAAACTTCACCCAGAGAGACATCCAGGAGATGGAGGTAACATATAAACATGACGGGGGGCCGTCGCAGATCGACCGATTTGCCTTTACTGCCTCTGACAGCACCAAACGGGGTTTCCTGCTGGACGGGCAGTTGCATACTGAACCTGTGTTCTTCACTATTCAG ATCAAGCCTTTGGATAAGTCGTGCCCTGAGGTAGTGAAGCTACTTCCTCTTTGGAAAGTAGAGCTTCTCGGTGATGGACGATGCGGGATCTTCGTCTCATCTCTTGAGCTGAAGGCCCAAGACAGTGATAGCAGAGAAGAAGAGCTGATATTCTGCATTGTTCGCCAGCCCTACTTTGGTTACCTAGAAAACATTACTACAG GTGGTTTTGTACCACAACGCTTCTCTCAGATAGAGCTGAACAAGAGAACTATTGCCTACATCATCAACTCAGACAGGGAGTCCCTCTCAGACAGCCTGGAGTTCACAGTGTCTGATCCTTTAGGGAACACCGGGCCCTctcacat ACTTGAATTCAGCTGGTCCTCAGTGGAGCTGTCTCAGTCTGAGTACTCTGTGTGTGAGGAGCAGGGAACTGTCTCGCTGGACATCATCCGAAAAGGAAACCTGGCAGAGTCTTCATACATCACTGTCAAG GTAAAGGAGGTGACTGCAACAGCTGGAAAAGATTTCCTCATAAGCCCTTCTTCCCTCATTCAGTTTGATCCAG GAGTGTCAAAGAGAAGCTGGAGAAGTGAGATCGTTCAGGATCACctggaggaggctgaggagATGTTTGAAGTGCTGCTGGTCTCCCCTCAAGGCACAGTGATCGGCAGCAACAACAAGGCTCGAGTCACAATCAAGGACTCAGCAAGAG GACAGCACAGGCTGAACCAGGATCGGGAGGCCCCTGTTCTTGGTGGAAAAGAGATTCGTTCAGACACATACCCCCAGCACGGATCCATTCAACTAGAGAAACTGCCCCTCGGGACTGAATCTGTAATCTGGACCCGTGGAGACAGCATCTCCAGGCCTGGAGCAGATATCCCAAAAAAGAAACTCAAAGTTATGGACAACCCAAAGTCT ATTGCACCTTCATCAGTTTTTCACAACGGGACCGACATCGTTTACACG TATCATGGCATCATGCAAATGCAAGTACAGGACGACACTTCCGCATTGAGGAAGGACAGAAAGGCAAACATCCGTGTGGTCAGCAGGGGAGCACAGCAGCAGGTGTCAACTGTGCTTACTAAGCCAAAGTCAGGTCCTCAAAAAAAGATCTCAAAACCTCAAAAACCTGCACAGAATAAAGGACGC GCTACAGCTGATAACTCCATACCCAAGCCCTGTGTGCCAGAACTGATGGGACTCCTGCATTTCAACCAGACTACCAATCAGCTCTTTCACTGCAACGGTGTCTCCTGGAAACCCTGGGCACCAACTGATCAG TCACAGATGGTGAAGGCCCAAATGTGTCCTCAGGGCTGGACCTTTCATGGTGGCCACTGTTACACCCTCAGCACTGAGCACAAGGCCACATGGAGCACAGCTAACAGGGCCTGCAGGGAGAG ATATAAAGGGACTCTAGCAAGCGTTTTCTCTAAAGTCGACATGGACTGGCTGTGGGACTTCAGCGGAAGAAAACCATTTTGGATAG GGCTGAATGACAGGGAtggcaaaggacgctgggagtGGGCAGGTGGTGAGCCGGTCAGCTACACTAACTGGAGAAAGACGCCCCCTCGGTCCAAAATGAAGGGAAGCAAGAAGTGCGTCCTGGTGTGGAGAAGGGCAAAGTGGCAAATCAGGGACTGCAAGACGGGTAGAGGTCATCTCTTTGTGTGTTCAATATGA